One genomic region from Nymphaea colorata isolate Beijing-Zhang1983 chromosome 12, ASM883128v2, whole genome shotgun sequence encodes:
- the LOC116265131 gene encoding uncharacterized protein LOC116265131, protein MAEWSAMTSCTNLQLQMDSLKTGVCIPRRVYFTIMEGGCLPREYRILFPLQSLAVRSANTRPVTTVEGERRLPRRGLRCQCIGNAINPVSMSVFEWVPFVDQMLLVTSAAFAYMAGVLPLEKTSVALKRNSMDVNADAMSSTTTGSAMEGLTQSNFMEAWDEVQKKLVDSIDAGPNDGNLEMEAAQNGNNNRKRPLSLHAIDDGARLRLLWATFLHLQKEVQSISGNSGTVNREEWLVVISRMMRASVQPICTTWLTKESSVRKKMHNPDALERIFQGQEDDGSILSSIRKTGKEELYADMLFLLRFGSVRAGGYYDGKFLAQHSINILEDLVVVLADRIANIYLELISVDSSLSNEMNGMDLLLCSLSTRELQKLRNEVALNSWIYQNIEVVISMYEDRFDLFVLKKESIGKASEISSNKYAWWKRLSLKKSESLSASNIMINNLSLPVKRIKELRALTGWMYYFSLYLEFSDIAMPFVKVVLDKVSSAISFFFVCLIGRSLGLIYTGIRQSLSWK, encoded by the exons ATGGCAGAATGGTCTGCCATGACGTCATGTACGAATTTACAGCTACAAATGGACTCCTTGAAGACTGGCGTTTGCATTCCAAGAAGGGTGTATTTCACTATAATGGAAGG GGGCTGTTTGCCTAGGGAATATAGAATTTTGTTCCCACTTCAATCACTGGCTGTCCGCAGTGCAAACACACGACCTGTCACAACAGTTGAAGGAGAGAGGCGCCTCCCACGAAGAGGATTGAGATGCCAGTGTATAGGCAATGCAATTAACCCAGTGAGCATGTCAGTGTTTGAGTGGGTGCCCTTTGTGGATCAAATGCTCCTGGTGACAAGTGCAGCTTTTGCTTATATGGCTGGAGTCCTTCCCTTGGAGAAGACATCAGTTGCCCTAAAGAGAAACTCCATGGATGTGAACGCAGATGCCATGTCTTCTACTACTACTGGTAG TGCAATGGAAGGCTTAACACAAAGCAATTTCATGGAAGCCTGGGATGAAGTGCAGAAAAAGCTTGTGGATTCTATTGATGCTGGCCCAAATGATGGTAATTTGGAAATGGAAGCTGCCCAAAATGGAAATAACAACAGAAAGCGTCCTTTAAGTTTGCATGCTATTGATGACGGAGCCAGGCTTCGGCTGCTATGGGCTACATTTTTGCATCTTCAGAAAGAG GTCCAGAGTATTTCAGGAAACAGTGGCACTGTCAACAGAGAGGAGTGGTTAGTAGTCATATCAAGAATGATGAGGGCCTCGGTTCAACCCATATGCACAACATGGCTGACAAAAGAGTCGTCTGTAAGGAAGAAAATGCATAATCCG GATGCTCTTGAAAGAATATTTCAAGGACAAGAAGATGATGGCTCCATTTTGTCAAGTATAAGAAAGACCGGGAAGGAGGAGCTGTATGCAGATATGCTGTTCCTTTTACGGTTTGGCTCAGTTAG GGCGGGAGGATATTATGATGGAAAATTTCTTGCTCAACACAGTATCAATATCTTGGAAGATCTGGTTGTGGTTCTAGCAGATAGGATTGCAAACATATATTTGGAACTGATATCTGTTGACAGTTCTCTCTCCAATGAAATGAATGGGATGGATTTACTGTTGTGTTCACTGTCAACCAGGGAActgcaaaaattaagaaatgag GTGGCCTTAAACAGTTGGATCTATCAAAACATTGAGGTTGTTATATCTATGTATGAGGACCGTTTTGACTTATTCGTGCTGAAAAAAGAATCTATTGGGAAGGCTTCTGAGATTTCATCCAATAAGTATGCTTGGTGGAAGAGGCTGTCTCTGAAGAAATCTGAATCACTTTCAGCTTCAAATATCATGATCAATAACTTGTCATTGCCTGTGAAACGGATCAAAGAGCTGAGAGCCTTGACGGGTTG GATGTACTATTTCAGCTTGTATCTGGAGTTTTCTGACATTGCAATGCCATTTGTGAAAGTTGTTTTGGACAAGGTTAGCAGTgctatatctttcttttttgtttgcttaatTGGGAGGTCTTTGGGTCTCATTTACACTGGCATAAGGCAATCTCTCAGTTGGAAGTGA
- the LOC116266322 gene encoding uncharacterized protein LOC116266322 isoform X2, which yields MQQLSSSYKSLERLVSQRALEMSSYVSCKVGVVCFLCGVCVTYLLLAAMTSFRGFDFESLVSTPAVKAENATGSLTLVPSSDDTPLRSSCVYMAMGRGSGITRNRDLISKRRDLLLYTLWDSLLEGKGTRSSGFNRSNVPEAPHMENCQFNVQIHRKLDERGENGSLPPWRNWRALLGFEQTQIEKGEAQEGAYPPWIVGSDEDNLPLTRQVQQDIWMHQHPRNCSDPNVRFLVADWQVEPGFGLGAQIAGMCGLLSIAINEQRVLVTNYFNRADHEGCKGPARSRWSCYFAPEVSTECRNQAMKLLWGQKAWSQNIVTLKDNYSSKAIWAGRVPRIWGTPWDDLQPTTEIDGNLLKRHRKMDRRWWRSQVGHGKLQAEMENHVWAYHRPWIPRPILSVHVRMGDKASEMKVVGFEAYMQLSDRVRRRFPNLKNIWLSTEMQEIIDKLRFYPQYKFYYTNVTRQEGNMTMAAYEASLGREISTNNALVNFLMAADADFFIGALGSTWCYLIDGMRNTAGKIMAGYLSVNKDRFW from the exons ATGCAGCAGCTTTCCAGCTCTTATAAGAGTCTTGAGAGGTTGGTATCACAGAGAGCGCTGGAGATGAGTTCTTACGTTTCTTGTAAGGTCGGAGTTGTGTGCTTCCTTTGTGGGGTGTGTGTTACATACCTTCTGCTGGCAGCAATGACTTCTTTTAGAGGTTTCGATTTCGAGAGTCTTGTTTCAACCCCTGCTGTAAAGGCAGAGAACGCAACAGGAAGCCTTACTCTGGTTCCATCTTCTGATG ACACGCCTTTGCGTAGTTCATGTGTCTATATGGCGATGGGGAGAGGGTCGGGAATTACAAGAAATAGAGATTTGATTAGTAAACGGAGAGATTTACTGCTATATACTCTATGGGACTCCTTGCTGGAGGGAAAGGGAACAAGAAGTTCAGGATTTAATAGATCAAATGTGCCAGAAGCTCCTCATATGGAGAACTGCCAGTTCAATGTACAAATTCATCGTAAGCTGGATGAACGTGGTGAAAATGGCAGCCTTCCACCATGGAGGAATTGGAGGGCATTGTTAGGCTTTGAGCAGACGCAGATTGAGAAAGGAGAGGCCCAAGAAGGTGCTTATCCTCCATGG ATTGTTGGTTCAGACGAAGATAATCTACCACTTACAAGACAAGTGCAGCAAGATATATGGATGCATCAGCATCCAAGAAACTGTAGTGACCCCAATGTGCGGTTTCTTGTTGCTGACTGGCAAGTGGAACCTGGATTTGGTCTGGGCGCTCAAATTGCTGGAATGTGCGGACTTCTTTCAATTGCAATAAATGAACAAAGGGTTCTGGTCACAAATTACTTCAACCGAGCTGATCATGAAGGCTGCAAAG GACCAGCACGTTCTCGTTGGTCTTGCTACTTTGCGCCTGAAGTTTCAACAGAATGTAGAAATCAGGCCATGAAACTATTATGGGGCCAGAAGGCTTGGAGTCAAAATATTGTCACGTTGAAGGACAATTACTCATCAAAGGCAATTTGGGCTGGTCGTGTTCCAAG AATATGGGGCACACCATGGGATGATCTACAACCCACAACAGAGATAGATGGGAACCTGCTTAAACGTCACCGCAAAATGGATAGGAGGTGGTGGAGATCGCAG GTAGGTCACGGCAAGCTTCAAGCTGAAATGGAAAACCATGTGTGGGCATACCACAGACCTTGGATCCCTAGGCCAATTTTAAGTGTTCATGTAAGAATGGGTGACAAAGCATCTGAAATGAAGGTGGTTGGTTTTGAAGCTTACATGCAACTTTCAGATCGTGTGCGTAGGCGCTTCCCAAACCTTAAGAATATATGGCTCTCTACAGAAATGCAG GAAATCATAGACAAACTAAGATTCTACCCACAGTATAAATTCTATTATACAAATGTGACACGTCAAGAAGGCAACATGACAATGGCAGCATATGAGGCTAGCCTTGGCAGAGAAATCAGCACGAATAATGCTCTTGTTAATTTCCTAATGGCAGCAGATGCAGATTTCTTCATTGGTGCACTGGGTTCAACTTGGTGTTACCTGATTGATGGCATGAGGAACACCGCTGGAAAGATAATGGCAGGTTATCTCAGTGTTAACAAAGACAGGTTCTGGtaa
- the LOC116266322 gene encoding uncharacterized protein LOC116266322 isoform X1 encodes MQQLSSSYKSLERLVSQRALEMSSYVSCKVGVVCFLCGVCVTYLLLAAMTSFRGFDFESLVSTPAVKAENATGSLTLVPSSDDTPLRSSCVYMAMGRGSGITRNRDLISKRRDLLLYTLWDSLLEGKGTRSSGFNRSNVPEAPHMENCQFNVQIHRKLDERGENGSLPPWRNWRALLGFEQTQIEKGEAQEGAYPPWIVGSDEDNLPLTRQVQQDIWMHQHPRNCSDPNVRFLVADWQVEPGFGLGAQIAGMCGLLSIAINEQRVLVTNYFNRADHEGCKGPARSRWSCYFAPEVSTECRNQAMKLLWGQKAWSQNIVTLKDNYSSKAIWAGRVPRIWGTPWDDLQPTTEIDGNLLKRHRKMDRRWWRSQAVRYLMRFRSEYMCNLLNSARHKAFGLQASELVIETLPYGWPKVGHGKLQAEMENHVWAYHRPWIPRPILSVHVRMGDKASEMKVVGFEAYMQLSDRVRRRFPNLKNIWLSTEMQEIIDKLRFYPQYKFYYTNVTRQEGNMTMAAYEASLGREISTNNALVNFLMAADADFFIGALGSTWCYLIDGMRNTAGKIMAGYLSVNKDRFW; translated from the exons ATGCAGCAGCTTTCCAGCTCTTATAAGAGTCTTGAGAGGTTGGTATCACAGAGAGCGCTGGAGATGAGTTCTTACGTTTCTTGTAAGGTCGGAGTTGTGTGCTTCCTTTGTGGGGTGTGTGTTACATACCTTCTGCTGGCAGCAATGACTTCTTTTAGAGGTTTCGATTTCGAGAGTCTTGTTTCAACCCCTGCTGTAAAGGCAGAGAACGCAACAGGAAGCCTTACTCTGGTTCCATCTTCTGATG ACACGCCTTTGCGTAGTTCATGTGTCTATATGGCGATGGGGAGAGGGTCGGGAATTACAAGAAATAGAGATTTGATTAGTAAACGGAGAGATTTACTGCTATATACTCTATGGGACTCCTTGCTGGAGGGAAAGGGAACAAGAAGTTCAGGATTTAATAGATCAAATGTGCCAGAAGCTCCTCATATGGAGAACTGCCAGTTCAATGTACAAATTCATCGTAAGCTGGATGAACGTGGTGAAAATGGCAGCCTTCCACCATGGAGGAATTGGAGGGCATTGTTAGGCTTTGAGCAGACGCAGATTGAGAAAGGAGAGGCCCAAGAAGGTGCTTATCCTCCATGG ATTGTTGGTTCAGACGAAGATAATCTACCACTTACAAGACAAGTGCAGCAAGATATATGGATGCATCAGCATCCAAGAAACTGTAGTGACCCCAATGTGCGGTTTCTTGTTGCTGACTGGCAAGTGGAACCTGGATTTGGTCTGGGCGCTCAAATTGCTGGAATGTGCGGACTTCTTTCAATTGCAATAAATGAACAAAGGGTTCTGGTCACAAATTACTTCAACCGAGCTGATCATGAAGGCTGCAAAG GACCAGCACGTTCTCGTTGGTCTTGCTACTTTGCGCCTGAAGTTTCAACAGAATGTAGAAATCAGGCCATGAAACTATTATGGGGCCAGAAGGCTTGGAGTCAAAATATTGTCACGTTGAAGGACAATTACTCATCAAAGGCAATTTGGGCTGGTCGTGTTCCAAG AATATGGGGCACACCATGGGATGATCTACAACCCACAACAGAGATAGATGGGAACCTGCTTAAACGTCACCGCAAAATGGATAGGAGGTGGTGGAGATCGCAG GCAGTCCGCTATCTAATGAGGTTTAGAAGTGAATACATGTGTAATCTGCTGAATAGTGCTCGGCATAAAGCATTTGGGCTTCAAGCTTCGGAACTGGTTATTGAAACTCTACCATATGGTTGGCCAAAG GTAGGTCACGGCAAGCTTCAAGCTGAAATGGAAAACCATGTGTGGGCATACCACAGACCTTGGATCCCTAGGCCAATTTTAAGTGTTCATGTAAGAATGGGTGACAAAGCATCTGAAATGAAGGTGGTTGGTTTTGAAGCTTACATGCAACTTTCAGATCGTGTGCGTAGGCGCTTCCCAAACCTTAAGAATATATGGCTCTCTACAGAAATGCAG GAAATCATAGACAAACTAAGATTCTACCCACAGTATAAATTCTATTATACAAATGTGACACGTCAAGAAGGCAACATGACAATGGCAGCATATGAGGCTAGCCTTGGCAGAGAAATCAGCACGAATAATGCTCTTGTTAATTTCCTAATGGCAGCAGATGCAGATTTCTTCATTGGTGCACTGGGTTCAACTTGGTGTTACCTGATTGATGGCATGAGGAACACCGCTGGAAAGATAATGGCAGGTTATCTCAGTGTTAACAAAGACAGGTTCTGGtaa
- the LOC116266045 gene encoding phosphate transporter PHO1-like, giving the protein MVKFSKELEAQLIPEWKDAFVNYWALKKNVKRIKLLRESKSAHDYNNVSTGFSIFDPFRYMGVKIADKFFGKADDDGPIIQVREDEESWYQTDLVTLFTEDDEVKEFFACLDEQLNKVNQFYKSKEAEFLERGHILNKQLHVLLDLKRVLHDRHRKVSSAKSDAGNSLCSSPLSLYGSESSETDEPGSDGSPAAGDLVAALEGNGMRVVGAAAKVKTKKEGVKWGKGKSRSGLRIELPATTPTRAISALAQGLWEDVINGPSRREGPGQAVNRKKVQCAEKMIRGAYVELYRGLGLLKTYSSLNLEAFRKILKKFDKVSNQQASPTYLKAVKCSYFISSDKVARMGDEVESLFTKHFAGNDRKRAMKFLRPQSQKGSHMVTFLVGLFTGCFLTLFCLYAFLAHLSGMYSPSSSDSGYMETVYPVFSMFALISLHIFLYGVNISAWRRTRINYRFIFDFSPTTALRQRDVFLICTTIMTLVVSAMVAHLILRTNGFSPYNVDAIPGVLFLIFTGLLVCPLNIFYRSTRYYFLRVMRNIVFSPFYKVLMVDFFMADQLTSQVPLLRHMEFTACYFLAGSFRTHHYQTCTSSKLYKELAYVISFMPYFWRAMQCARRWFDEGDLKHIANLGKYVSAMVAAGARLTYGMQPTPAWLALVVVTSTVATVYQLYWDFVQDWGLLNPRSKNPWLRDDLVLRHKSLYYLAIVVNFVLRLVWIEAVMPINTGKVDLRVVEFVVASLEVIRRGHWNYYRLENEHLNNVGKFRAVKAVPLPFQEMDDDE; this is encoded by the exons ATGGTGAAGTTCTCAAAGGAGTTAGAGGCTCAGTTAATTCCGGAATGGAAAGACGCTTTTGTTAACTACTGGGCGCTCAAGAAGAACGTGAAGAGGATCAAGCTTCTCCGGGAATCGAAGAGCGCTCATGACTATAACAACGTATCAACCGGCTTCTCCATCTTCGACCCTTTCCGCTACATGGGCGTCAAGATTGCCGACAAGTTCTTCGGGAAGGCCGACGACGACGGCCCCATAATTCAG GTGAGGGAGGATGAGGAGAGTTGGTATCAAACGGACCTGGTGACCCTGTTCACGGAGGACGACGAGGTGAAGGAGTTCTTCGCCTGCTTGGACGAGCAACTCAACAAGGTGAACCAGTTCTACAAGTCCAAGGAGGCGGAGTTTCTGGAGAGGGGCCACATACTCAACAAGCAGCTCCACGTCCTCCTCGACCTCAAGCGCGTGCTCCACGATCGCCACCGGAAAGTCTCCTCCGCCAAGAGCGACGCCGGAAACTCCCTCTGCTCcagccccctctctctctacgGATCAGAGTCTTCTG AAACAGACGAGCCCGGCAGCGACGGCTCACCGGCGGCCGGCGACCTGGTGGCGGCGCTGGAAGGGAACGGAATGAGGGTGGTGGGAGCGGCGGCGAAGGTGAAGACCAAGAAGGAAGGGGTGAAGTGGGGGAAGGGGAAGAGCAGAAGCGGGTTGCGGATCGAGTTGCCGGCGACGACTCCCACAAGGGCCATCTCGGCGCTGGCTCAGGGGCTGTGGGAGGACGTCATCAACGGGCCGTCCAGGAGGGAGGGTCCCGGTCAGGCGGTCAACCGGAAGAAGGTGCAGTGCGCAGAGAAGATGATCAGGGGAGCCTATGTGGAGCTGTACAGAGGGCTCGGCCTGCTCAAGACTTACAG CTCCCTGAATTTGGAGGCTTTCCGAAAGATACTCAAGAAGTTCGATAAG GTCTCGAATCAGCAAGCTTCACCTACGTATTTGAAGGCGGTTAAATGCTCGTATTTCATAAGTTCGGACAAG GTGGCGAGGATGGGGGACGAGGTGGAATCGTTGTTCACCAAGCACTTCGCAGGGAACGACCGGAAGAGGGCGATGAAGTTCTTGAGGCCTCAGAGTCAGAAGGGTTCTCACATGGTCACCTTTTTGGTAG GTCTGTTCACAGGGTGCTTCCTGACGCTCTTCTGCCTTTATGCCTTTCTGGCTCACCTCTCCGGCATGTACTCCCCCTCTTCATCCGATTCCGGCTACATGGAAACCGTCTACCCTGTTTTCAG CATGTTTGCGTTGATCAGCCTACACATCTTCTTGTATGGAGTGAACATCTCTGCTTGGAGGAGAACGAGGATCAACTACCGTTTCATCTTCGATTTCTCGCCCACGACCGCTCTCCGGCAGAGGGACGTCTTCCTCATCTGCACCACGATCATGACACTTGTGGTCAGTGCCATGGTGGCCCACCTCATCCTCCGGACTAATGGCTTCTCGCCGTATAACGTCGATGCCATCCCCGGAGTTCTCTTcctg aTATTCACAGGCTTGCTCGTCTGTCCTCTCAACATCTTTTACCGCTCAACCCGCTATTACTTCCTGCGGGTCATGCGCAACATCGTTTTCTCCCCATTCTACAAG GTATTGATGGTCGACTTCTTTATGGCTGATCAGCTTACCAGTCAG GTGCCATTGCTCAGGCACATGGAGTTCACCGCCTGCTATTTCCTCGCCGGCAGCTTCAGAACCCACCACTACCAGACTTGTACTAGCAGCAAACTCTACAAGGAGCTGGCATACGTTATTTCTTTCATGCCTTACTTCTGGCGTGCAATGCAG TGTGCAAGAAGATGGTTTGATGAGGGTGACCTGAAGCACATCGCCAACTTGGGCAAGTACGTGTCGGCCATGGTAGCAGCAGGTGCGAGGCTAACCTACGGGATGCAGCCCACCCCGGCATGGCTGGCCCTCGTGGTGGTCACCTCGACCGTGGCGACTGTTTACCAGCTCTACTGGGACTTTGTCCAGGACTGGGGCCTGCTCAACCCCAGGTCCAAGAACCCATGGCTAAGGGATGACCTCGTTCTCAGACACAAAAGCCTTTATTATCTCGCCATT